A single genomic interval of Phycisphaerae bacterium harbors:
- a CDS encoding transposase, with protein MDGKPLTVQQQNVLDYISGFSERHGYPPTLREIGAALGLANVNAVRGHVEALEKKGHITRTRDKARSIQLVHRPSAMSHVKRKLHEVFKTDEDVVHRVVYGLAWVTWHRLPLLAGPRAEWMRHAFEREAIEHGWSIIECQIEPDHVVLVVETWPNHSPEKTVHRFQSAGKAVRRKHPNDFPSESLWAKGYAATTSLDQLESMVASLLSKQGPPQRMEGS; from the coding sequence ATGGACGGCAAGCCTTTGACAGTCCAGCAGCAGAACGTGCTCGATTACATCAGCGGCTTTAGCGAGCGACATGGCTATCCACCCACGCTGAGGGAGATCGGCGCGGCGCTGGGTCTGGCCAATGTCAATGCCGTGCGAGGGCATGTGGAGGCGCTGGAGAAGAAAGGCCACATCACGCGCACGCGGGACAAGGCCCGGTCGATTCAACTCGTTCACCGGCCTTCGGCGATGAGCCACGTCAAGCGCAAGCTCCACGAGGTTTTCAAGACCGACGAAGACGTGGTGCATCGGGTGGTTTACGGACTGGCATGGGTTACGTGGCACAGGTTGCCTCTGTTGGCCGGACCGCGGGCGGAATGGATGCGGCACGCCTTTGAACGCGAGGCCATCGAGCACGGATGGTCAATCATCGAATGTCAGATTGAGCCGGATCATGTCGTCCTGGTGGTCGAGACATGGCCGAATCACTCGCCGGAGAAGACCGTGCATCGTTTTCAGTCCGCAGGCAAGGCGGTCAGACGAAAGCATCCGAATGACTTCCCCAGTGAATCGCTGTGGGCGAAGGGATATGCGGCGACGACGTCGTTGGACCAACTGGAGTCCATGGTGGCGAGTCTGCTGTCAAAGCAGGGCCCGCCGCAACGGATGGAGGGTTCCTGA